The Miltoncostaea oceani genome includes a region encoding these proteins:
- the rsgA gene encoding ribosome small subunit-dependent GTPase A has protein sequence MHEGDVRAALAPLGWDDARQDERDALGIDDADVGRVVRVDRGGGAVATAAGTVGVAGPGLAVGDWVALRDGRVAAVMERRTVISRRAAGRADVEQVIAANVDVVVAVQAMDRPLRMRRLHRALALGWESGAVPVVVLAKCDVGDARDAALRVGELGVDVIAVSARTGEGLADVAALARPARTVVLLGESGAGKSTLANALIGDAHLPTAAVRAGDGKGRHTTTARHLLALPGGGALIDTPGVRELGLWSDAAGGIGITFADVEELAPGCRFADCRHDTEPGCAVRAAVERGDLAVDRLESWRELAREVAAQARRADARAARAHARAGSLMARGAVRRAGRDRGRR, from the coding sequence GTGCATGAAGGTGACGTGCGGGCGGCGCTGGCGCCGCTCGGGTGGGATGACGCGAGACAGGATGAGCGGGACGCGCTCGGGATCGACGACGCCGACGTGGGACGGGTCGTCCGGGTCGACCGCGGCGGAGGCGCCGTCGCGACGGCCGCCGGGACGGTCGGCGTCGCCGGCCCCGGCCTCGCGGTCGGCGACTGGGTCGCGCTGCGCGACGGGCGGGTGGCGGCGGTGATGGAGCGCCGGACGGTGATCTCGCGCCGGGCCGCCGGCCGCGCCGACGTCGAGCAGGTGATCGCCGCCAACGTCGACGTCGTCGTCGCCGTACAGGCGATGGACCGGCCGCTGCGGATGCGGCGGCTGCACCGCGCCCTCGCCCTCGGCTGGGAGTCGGGCGCGGTGCCGGTGGTGGTGCTCGCCAAGTGCGACGTCGGGGACGCCCGCGACGCGGCCCTGCGGGTGGGGGAGCTCGGCGTCGACGTGATCGCGGTGAGCGCCCGCACCGGCGAGGGCCTCGCCGACGTCGCGGCGCTCGCCCGGCCGGCGCGCACCGTGGTGCTGCTCGGCGAGTCGGGCGCGGGCAAGTCGACCCTCGCCAACGCGCTCATCGGCGACGCCCACCTGCCGACCGCCGCGGTGCGCGCCGGCGACGGGAAGGGGCGTCACACGACGACGGCCCGCCACCTGCTGGCCCTGCCCGGCGGGGGCGCGCTGATCGACACGCCGGGCGTGCGCGAGCTCGGGTTGTGGAGCGACGCCGCGGGCGGCATCGGCATCACGTTCGCCGACGTCGAGGAGCTCGCCCCCGGCTGCCGGTTCGCCGACTGCCGGCACGACACGGAACCCGGGTGCGCGGTGCGCGCCGCCGTCGAGCGCGGCGACCTGGCGGTGGACCGCCTCGAGAGCTGGCGGGAGCTCGCCCGCGAGGTGGCCGCCCAGGCGCGACGCGCCGACGCCCGCGCCGCCCGGGCCCACGCGCGGGCCGGGTCGCTGATGGCGCGCGGCGCGGTCCGCCGCGCCGGCCGTGACCGCGGGAGGCGGTGA
- a CDS encoding gluconeogenesis factor YvcK family protein, producing MSRLPRIAALGGGTGLASLLRGLKRAPLDITAIVTVADDGGSSGRLRRDLNILPPGDIRNCLVALADDESLMGRLFQHRFADGDLSGHPFGNLFLAALSEVTGNFDLAIQECSRVLKIRGRVLPTTLEDVALWAEREDGTRECGETRIASGSGACRRVWLEPEPGAHPPAVTAIDNADVVLLGPGSLFTSVLPHFAVPEIAAAVARSTAPRVYICNVMTQPGETDGMDAADHVSRVLEAVPGGVDVVLVHDGPLDAVALEAYARLGQEPVRADAAALEALGVRVVARPFAEEGSAVRHSPAALAAALIDLVRETATR from the coding sequence GTGAGCCGGCTGCCCCGCATCGCGGCCCTCGGCGGCGGGACCGGGCTGGCGTCGCTGCTGCGGGGGCTGAAGCGGGCGCCGCTCGACATCACCGCGATCGTGACGGTGGCGGACGACGGGGGGTCGTCGGGGCGCCTGCGGCGCGACCTGAACATCCTGCCGCCGGGCGACATCCGCAACTGCCTGGTGGCGCTCGCCGACGACGAGTCGCTGATGGGGCGTCTCTTCCAGCATCGCTTCGCGGACGGCGACCTGTCGGGGCACCCGTTCGGGAACCTGTTCCTGGCGGCGTTGTCGGAGGTGACGGGGAACTTCGACCTGGCGATCCAGGAGTGCAGCCGGGTCCTGAAGATCCGCGGTCGGGTGCTGCCGACGACGCTGGAGGACGTGGCGTTGTGGGCGGAGCGGGAGGACGGCACCCGCGAGTGCGGCGAGACCCGGATCGCGTCGGGGAGCGGGGCGTGCCGCCGGGTGTGGCTGGAGCCGGAGCCGGGCGCCCACCCCCCGGCGGTGACGGCGATCGACAACGCCGACGTTGTCCTGCTGGGGCCGGGGAGCCTGTTCACGAGCGTCCTCCCGCACTTCGCGGTGCCGGAGATCGCGGCGGCGGTCGCGCGGAGCACCGCGCCGCGGGTCTACATCTGCAACGTGATGACCCAGCCGGGGGAGACGGACGGCATGGACGCCGCCGACCACGTGTCGCGGGTGCTGGAGGCCGTCCCCGGGGGCGTCGACGTCGTCCTGGTGCACGACGGCCCGCTCGACGCGGTGGCGCTGGAGGCGTACGCCCGCCTCGGGCAGGAGCCGGTCCGGGCGGACGCGGCGGCCCTCGAGGCGCTGGGGGTGCGGGTCGTGGCGCGTCCGTTCGCGGAGGAGGGCTCCGCCGTGCGGCACTCGCCGGCGGCCCTGGCGGCCGCGCTGATCGACCTGGTGCGGGAGACCGCGACGCGCTGA
- a CDS encoding phosphoglycerate kinase, with translation MTRPLGIDDPGVDWSGARVLVRADLNAPLDDGRVTDDARIRASVPTLERLLAAGAGVAVCSHLGRPKGKPVEELSLRPCAEKLGELMGRTVELLPDCVGDDVRARAEALRPGELVMLENLRFHPEEEANDPAFADRLAAGFTHYVNDAFGAAHRAHASTEGVARRLPARAGLLLSREVEVLEGLLTSPRHPFVAVLGGSKVSDKLPLINSLLERCDRVLIGGAMCFTFLAAQGESVGASLHEGPDGQAQATELMETAVRLNCALQLPVDVLVADRFAADAALEVVPTDDIADGWMGVDIGPRTSSSYREAIMGAQTVFWNGPMGAFEIEPFVDGTRAVAEAMAACFGSTVAGGGDSGAAVAQFGLVDDFTHVSTGGGAALEMLEGRTLPGVAALPSTS, from the coding sequence GTGACGCGTCCGCTCGGAATCGACGACCCGGGGGTCGACTGGTCGGGTGCGCGCGTCCTCGTGCGCGCCGACCTCAACGCCCCCCTTGACGACGGGCGCGTCACCGACGACGCCCGCATCCGCGCCTCGGTGCCGACGCTGGAGCGGCTCCTCGCCGCCGGCGCCGGCGTCGCGGTGTGCTCCCACCTCGGCCGGCCCAAGGGGAAGCCGGTCGAGGAGCTGTCGCTCCGCCCCTGCGCCGAGAAGCTCGGGGAGCTGATGGGCCGCACCGTCGAGCTGCTGCCCGACTGCGTCGGCGACGACGTGCGGGCACGCGCCGAGGCCCTCCGGCCCGGCGAGCTCGTCATGCTGGAGAACCTCCGCTTCCACCCGGAGGAGGAGGCCAACGACCCCGCCTTCGCCGACCGCCTCGCCGCCGGCTTCACGCACTACGTCAACGACGCGTTCGGCGCCGCCCACCGCGCCCACGCATCCACGGAGGGCGTCGCACGCCGGCTCCCCGCCCGCGCCGGGCTGCTCCTCTCCCGCGAGGTCGAGGTCCTCGAGGGGCTCCTCACATCCCCCCGCCACCCGTTCGTCGCCGTGCTCGGCGGGTCGAAGGTGAGCGACAAGCTGCCGCTCATCAACAGCCTCCTCGAACGGTGCGACCGGGTCCTCATCGGCGGCGCCATGTGCTTCACGTTCCTCGCCGCCCAGGGCGAGAGCGTCGGCGCCTCCCTGCACGAGGGCCCCGACGGGCAGGCCCAGGCCACCGAGCTGATGGAGACCGCCGTCCGCCTCAACTGCGCCCTGCAGCTCCCCGTCGACGTCCTCGTCGCCGACCGCTTCGCCGCGGACGCCGCGCTCGAGGTCGTCCCCACCGACGACATCGCGGACGGGTGGATGGGCGTCGACATCGGCCCCCGCACCTCGTCCTCCTACCGTGAGGCCATCATGGGCGCACAGACCGTGTTCTGGAACGGACCGATGGGGGCCTTCGAGATCGAGCCGTTCGTGGACGGCACCCGTGCCGTCGCCGAGGCGATGGCGGCATGCTTCGGCTCCACCGTCGCCGGCGGCGGCGACTCCGGCGCCGCCGTCGCGCAGTTCGGCCTCGTCGACGACTTCACCCACGTCTCGACGGGCGGCGGCGCCGCCCTCGAGATGCTCGAGGGCAGGACCCTCCCCGGCGTCGCCGCCCTGCCGAGCACGTCATGA
- the gap gene encoding type I glyceraldehyde-3-phosphate dehydrogenase, which produces MSVRVGINGFGRIGRNVFRAAALGETDVEIVAVNDITDTTTLAHLLDYDSVFGRYPGHVHAHDDHIHVDDAHVRVFAERDPANIDWGSVGVDVVIESTGFFTDRDKAALHLRDGVKKVIISAPAKGPDLTVVMGVNDDEYDAEKHHVISNASCTTNCLAPLVKVLMDNFGLERGVMTTCHSYTGDQRILDAPHSDLRRARAAALSIIPTSTGAARAIGEVIPSMKGKLDGIALRVPTPDGSVVDLVAEVSRPTTVEEVNAAFAAAAESGPLVDILGYTEDPIVSRDVVGDPRSSLFDASLTMVSGGTTVKLISWYDNEWGYSCRVVDLAERVLG; this is translated from the coding sequence ATGAGCGTACGCGTGGGCATCAACGGGTTCGGCCGCATCGGGCGCAACGTCTTCCGCGCCGCGGCGCTGGGAGAGACGGACGTCGAGATCGTGGCGGTCAACGACATCACCGACACCACGACCCTCGCCCACCTCCTCGACTACGACTCGGTCTTCGGGCGGTACCCGGGTCACGTGCACGCACACGACGACCACATCCACGTGGACGACGCCCACGTGCGCGTCTTCGCGGAGCGGGACCCCGCGAACATCGACTGGGGCTCCGTCGGCGTCGACGTCGTCATCGAGAGCACCGGCTTCTTCACCGACCGCGACAAGGCCGCCCTGCACCTCCGCGACGGCGTGAAGAAGGTCATCATCTCCGCCCCCGCGAAGGGCCCCGACCTCACCGTCGTGATGGGCGTCAACGACGACGAGTACGACGCCGAGAAGCACCACGTCATCTCGAACGCGTCGTGCACGACCAACTGCCTCGCGCCGCTCGTGAAAGTCCTCATGGACAACTTCGGCCTCGAGCGCGGCGTCATGACGACATGCCACTCGTACACCGGTGACCAGCGGATCCTGGACGCCCCCCACAGCGACCTCCGCCGCGCCCGCGCCGCCGCCCTCTCGATCATCCCCACCTCGACCGGCGCCGCCCGCGCCATCGGCGAGGTCATCCCCTCCATGAAGGGCAAGCTCGACGGCATCGCCCTCCGCGTGCCGACGCCCGACGGCTCCGTCGTCGACCTCGTCGCCGAGGTGAGCCGCCCCACCACGGTCGAGGAGGTCAACGCCGCGTTCGCGGCCGCCGCCGAATCCGGCCCGCTCGTCGACATCCTCGGCTACACCGAGGACCCCATCGTCTCCCGCGACGTCGTCGGCGACCCCCGGTCGTCGCTGTTCGACGCGAGCCTCACCATGGTCAGCGGCGGCACCACCGTGAAGCTGATCTCCTGGTACGACAACGAGTGGGGCTACTCGTGCCGGGTCGTGGACCTGGCCGAGCGCGTCCTCGGCTAG
- the tpiA gene encoding triose-phosphate isomerase, which translates to MSERRPLVAGNWKMNKTGVEARETVARLRALLGDGELPVDVAVCPPATALEATARAASGSHIRVYAQAVHEKASGAHTGEISAAMIAATGADGTLIGHSERRAAGETDDQVAARVRAALDGGLSVILCCGESLEQREAGETEEWLAGQVRAGLADVAADEVGRLAIAYEPIWAIGTGRTATPEIAQEACAHVRSVAAGTLDGAALRVLYGGSVTPDTAGELMSQPDIDGALVGGASLDPEAFAAIVRGA; encoded by the coding sequence ATGAGCGAGCGCCGCCCGCTCGTCGCGGGGAACTGGAAGATGAACAAGACCGGCGTCGAGGCCCGCGAGACCGTCGCGCGCCTCCGGGCCCTCCTCGGCGACGGCGAGCTGCCCGTCGACGTCGCCGTCTGCCCGCCGGCGACGGCGCTCGAGGCGACCGCCCGCGCGGCGTCCGGCAGCCACATCCGCGTCTACGCCCAGGCCGTCCACGAGAAGGCCTCCGGCGCGCACACCGGCGAGATCTCCGCGGCGATGATCGCCGCGACCGGCGCCGACGGCACCCTGATCGGGCACTCCGAGCGCCGGGCCGCGGGGGAGACCGACGACCAGGTCGCCGCCCGCGTGCGCGCCGCCCTCGACGGCGGCCTCTCCGTGATCCTCTGCTGCGGCGAGTCGCTGGAGCAGCGCGAGGCGGGGGAGACGGAGGAGTGGCTCGCCGGGCAGGTCCGCGCCGGCCTCGCCGACGTGGCGGCCGACGAGGTCGGCCGCCTCGCCATCGCCTACGAGCCCATCTGGGCGATCGGGACGGGCCGCACCGCGACACCCGAGATCGCCCAGGAGGCCTGCGCGCACGTCCGCTCGGTCGCCGCCGGCACCCTCGACGGCGCCGCCCTGCGCGTCCTCTACGGCGGCAGCGTCACCCCCGACACCGCCGGTGAGCTGATGTCCCAGCCGGACATCGACGGCGCCCTCGTCGGCGGGGCGAGCCTCGACCCCGAGGCGTTCGCCGCCATCGTGCGGGGGGCCTGA
- a CDS encoding thermonuclease family protein, protein MTRRHLAACALLLVALAGCGTGDGSPDGGGGGGAAAGGGGSGDGASGDGVTGARVVRVVDGDTLIARLGGAGPGGGGGGGGEERVRLLGVDAPESVTPDRPVECFGPQAAAELRRLLPEGTPVLLAVDPSQGREDRFGRLLAEVTREGAATTVNVQLVAEGFAEVFRGDGRGRLQPTLRSAERDARDARRGLWGSCRR, encoded by the coding sequence GTGACCCGACGCCACCTCGCCGCGTGCGCCCTGCTGCTCGTCGCGCTCGCCGGGTGCGGGACGGGTGACGGGTCCCCGGACGGGGGTGGCGGAGGGGGTGCCGCGGCGGGCGGAGGCGGCTCCGGCGACGGTGCGTCCGGTGACGGCGTGACGGGGGCGCGGGTGGTGCGCGTCGTCGACGGCGACACCCTCATCGCCCGCCTCGGCGGGGCCGGTCCGGGCGGCGGGGGCGGCGGGGGCGGCGAGGAGCGGGTGCGCCTGCTCGGCGTGGACGCGCCGGAGAGCGTCACCCCCGACCGCCCCGTCGAGTGCTTCGGCCCCCAGGCCGCCGCCGAGCTGCGGAGGCTCCTGCCGGAGGGCACGCCCGTCCTCCTCGCCGTCGACCCCTCCCAGGGACGCGAGGACCGCTTCGGCCGCCTCCTCGCCGAGGTCACCCGCGAGGGCGCCGCCACGACCGTCAACGTCCAACTCGTCGCCGAGGGCTTCGCCGAGGTCTTCCGCGGTGACGGCCGCGGGCGGCTCCAACCCACCCTCCGCTCCGCCGAACGCGACGCCCGCGACGCCCGCCGGGGCCTCTGGGGGTCCTGCCGGCGCTGA
- the rapZ gene encoding RNase adapter RapZ, with amino-acid sequence MELTIITGMSGAGKSKAMGTFEDAGWFCVDNLPPGLLPALADLVLLEGSSVDRAAVVCDVRGGVWFKELEPVLGRVEGATGVRPRVVFLEASDDALLNRFRETRRPHPLGGSVAEGIARERSELGDVRERADVVIDTTGLSIWDLRRRVTEALMAPEGRRRMHVQFASFGYKHGVPRDADLLFDVRFLQNPHYVPALKPLTGLDAPVAQFVAAAPGMDDFRERLESLLDFLLPAYAQEGKASVVIGIGCTGGRHRSVAISEMLARRYARDHEVSTSHRHIERPSADPTT; translated from the coding sequence GTGGAGCTGACGATCATCACCGGCATGAGCGGCGCCGGGAAGAGCAAGGCCATGGGGACGTTCGAGGACGCCGGGTGGTTCTGCGTCGACAACCTCCCGCCGGGCCTGCTGCCGGCCCTCGCCGACCTGGTGCTGCTGGAGGGGTCGAGCGTCGACCGGGCCGCGGTGGTGTGCGACGTGCGCGGCGGCGTCTGGTTCAAGGAGCTCGAGCCGGTGCTGGGACGGGTGGAGGGCGCGACCGGCGTCCGGCCGCGCGTCGTCTTCCTGGAGGCGTCCGACGACGCCCTCCTCAACCGCTTCCGCGAGACGCGGCGCCCGCACCCCCTCGGGGGGAGCGTGGCGGAGGGCATCGCCCGTGAGCGGTCGGAGCTCGGCGACGTCCGCGAGCGGGCCGACGTGGTCATCGACACCACGGGGCTGTCGATCTGGGATCTGCGGCGACGGGTGACGGAGGCCCTGATGGCCCCCGAGGGCCGGCGGCGGATGCACGTCCAGTTCGCGTCGTTCGGCTACAAGCACGGCGTCCCCCGCGACGCCGACCTCCTCTTCGACGTCCGCTTCCTCCAGAACCCCCACTACGTCCCGGCGTTGAAGCCCCTCACCGGCCTCGACGCCCCCGTCGCGCAGTTCGTGGCCGCCGCCCCCGGGATGGACGACTTCCGCGAGCGCCTCGAATCGCTCCTCGACTTCCTGCTGCCCGCCTATGCGCAGGAGGGGAAGGCGTCGGTGGTGATCGGGATCGGCTGCACGGGGGGCCGCCACCGGAGCGTCGCGATCTCGGAGATGCTCGCCCGACGGTACGCCCGCGACCACGAGGTCAGCACGTCCCACCGCCACATCGAGCGTCCCTCGGCGGACCCGACCACGTGA
- the uvrC gene encoding excinuclease ABC subunit UvrC has product MSDSTTLRAQLAALPTGPGVYIYRDDADRVLYVGKAKSLRKRVLSYFQAPLRPGEDVSGWPMTVRSGLHPKTGDLVGRIASVETFVTGSESEALILEANLVKRHRPPFNVRLRDDKSYPYIGISLDEDYPRVYFTREKHRRDRLYFGPFSNAYKVRETLNLIGKIFPSRPCEGREPGRPSGVPCLDYHIKRCLAPCVGYISKDEYRALIDKIIAFLSGRYRGLERELEAEMRGAAVAQEFERAAAIRNRLQAMRHLMERQFATAGSVGTADVLGIAVDGESANVQVLQVRDGVLQDRQSFFLDVAGEEDEAEVLVQFAYEYYAMALAIPTLVVLPQDSAAGPDLEALLSDRRGSRVEARAASRGDKRKLAELATRNARFALDQDQRRHEQARGRRREALADLRERLDLPAPPLRIECYDISNLGETYAVASMVVFEDGAPAKSHYRTFTMRYDGGPDDFTRMQEALRRRFARLLDPEDDPSFAARPGLVVIDGGKGQLAAAMEGMREAGVSGVPIVSLAKKREEVFRPGRSDPLLLDEGSSALRVLQHIRDEAHRFALRHHRNRRGRGMTESVLDALPGVGPARKAAILRHFGSTDRFLSASREELEAVPGVPSKVARDVYDRLHRTAGPREAAPVAGGRGEGTAWS; this is encoded by the coding sequence GTGAGCGACTCGACGACCCTGCGCGCCCAGCTGGCGGCACTCCCGACCGGGCCGGGGGTCTACATCTACCGCGACGACGCCGACCGCGTGCTCTACGTCGGCAAGGCGAAGTCCCTGCGCAAGCGCGTCCTCTCGTACTTCCAGGCGCCGCTGCGCCCCGGTGAGGACGTGTCGGGCTGGCCGATGACGGTGCGGTCCGGGCTCCACCCGAAGACCGGTGACCTCGTCGGGCGCATCGCGAGCGTCGAGACGTTCGTGACCGGCTCCGAGAGCGAGGCGCTGATCCTCGAGGCGAACCTCGTGAAGCGCCACCGCCCGCCGTTCAACGTGCGGCTCCGCGACGACAAGAGCTACCCCTACATCGGGATCAGCCTCGACGAGGACTACCCGCGCGTCTACTTCACCCGCGAGAAGCACCGCCGCGACCGCCTCTACTTCGGGCCGTTCTCCAACGCGTACAAGGTCCGGGAGACGCTGAACCTGATCGGCAAGATCTTCCCGAGCCGCCCGTGCGAGGGGCGGGAGCCGGGCCGGCCGTCCGGCGTGCCGTGCCTCGACTACCACATCAAGCGGTGCCTGGCGCCGTGCGTCGGCTACATCTCGAAGGACGAGTACCGGGCGCTGATCGACAAGATCATCGCGTTCCTGTCGGGCCGGTACCGGGGGCTCGAACGGGAGCTCGAGGCGGAGATGCGCGGGGCCGCCGTCGCCCAGGAGTTCGAGCGCGCCGCGGCGATCCGCAACCGACTGCAGGCGATGCGCCACCTGATGGAGCGCCAGTTCGCGACCGCCGGGTCGGTGGGGACGGCCGACGTCCTCGGCATCGCGGTCGACGGCGAGTCCGCGAACGTCCAGGTGCTGCAGGTCCGCGACGGCGTCCTCCAGGACCGCCAGTCCTTCTTCCTCGACGTCGCCGGCGAGGAGGACGAGGCCGAGGTGCTCGTCCAGTTCGCCTACGAGTACTACGCGATGGCGCTCGCGATCCCGACGCTGGTGGTGCTCCCGCAGGACAGCGCGGCGGGACCCGACCTCGAGGCGCTGCTCTCCGACCGGCGCGGCAGCCGGGTGGAGGCGCGGGCGGCGTCCCGCGGCGACAAGCGCAAGCTCGCGGAGCTCGCGACGCGCAACGCCCGGTTCGCCCTCGACCAGGACCAGCGCCGCCACGAGCAGGCGCGCGGGCGGCGGCGCGAGGCCCTCGCCGACCTGCGGGAGCGCCTCGACCTGCCGGCGCCGCCCCTGCGGATCGAGTGCTACGACATCTCCAACCTCGGCGAGACGTACGCGGTCGCGTCGATGGTCGTCTTCGAGGACGGCGCCCCCGCGAAGTCGCACTACCGCACGTTCACGATGCGCTACGACGGCGGTCCCGACGACTTCACCCGGATGCAGGAGGCGCTGCGCCGCCGGTTCGCCCGCCTGCTCGACCCCGAGGACGACCCGTCGTTCGCGGCGCGCCCCGGCCTGGTGGTGATCGACGGCGGCAAGGGCCAGCTCGCCGCGGCGATGGAGGGGATGCGCGAGGCCGGCGTGTCGGGCGTGCCGATCGTGAGCCTCGCGAAGAAGCGGGAGGAGGTGTTCCGCCCCGGCCGCTCCGACCCGCTCCTCCTCGACGAGGGGTCGTCGGCGCTGCGGGTGCTCCAGCACATCCGCGACGAGGCGCACCGGTTCGCCCTGCGCCACCACCGCAACAGGCGCGGCCGCGGCATGACGGAGAGCGTCCTCGACGCCCTCCCCGGGGTGGGGCCGGCGCGGAAGGCGGCGATCCTGCGCCACTTCGGCTCGACGGACCGGTTCCTGTCGGCGAGCCGCGAGGAGCTGGAGGCCGTGCCCGGGGTGCCGTCGAAGGTGGCACGTGACGTCTACGACCGCCTGCACCGCACGGCGGGGCCCCGCGAGGCGGCCCCGGTGGCGGGCGGGCGCGGGGAGGGGACCGCGTGGAGCTGA
- the gpmI gene encoding 2,3-bisphosphoglycerate-independent phosphoglycerate mutase, translating to MATTPSGPLVLVVIDGFGIGPPGPGNAVSLARTPALDALARTGSATRIAASGLPVGLPDGQQGNSEVGHLNIGAGRRVPQMLVRVDEAVADGSIERLPAMQALLARGRAATLHLVGLVGDGGVHASQRHMLAMIRIARANGVERVVVHALTDGRDTRPDSGLAAVEEIEATGAFVGTVCGRYWAMDRDRRWDRTRRAYDAMVHGVGTPRATGAEAVRASYDLGTSDEFLEPAVIGPPHENRVRTEDALLYVNFRPDRARQLTLAFTEPDFDGFDRGPDPPLPFVTTMTRYKAEFRAEVLFEAQDVRQGLSETVSAAGRTQLHVAETEKYAHVTFFFNGGREEPFDGERRVLVPSPQHVATYDQAPEMSATGVRDAVVQALAEGSDQLIVVNFANADMVGHTGVVPAAVSAIETVDGCMATVREAVAAAGGLLCVTADHGNSEHMIEPDGSPNTAHTSNPVPLWIDRPGLTLREGGSLGDIAPTLCGLMGWDPGPAMTGTPLI from the coding sequence ATGGCCACGACGCCCTCGGGACCGCTCGTGCTGGTGGTCATCGACGGCTTCGGCATCGGTCCGCCGGGGCCCGGCAACGCCGTCAGCCTCGCCCGGACGCCCGCCCTCGACGCCCTCGCGCGGACGGGTTCCGCCACGCGCATCGCCGCGTCCGGCCTGCCCGTCGGCCTGCCCGACGGCCAGCAGGGCAACAGCGAGGTCGGCCACCTCAACATCGGCGCCGGGCGGCGGGTGCCGCAGATGCTGGTGCGCGTCGACGAGGCCGTCGCCGACGGCTCCATCGAACGCCTCCCCGCCATGCAGGCCCTCCTGGCGCGCGGACGGGCGGCCACCCTCCACCTCGTCGGCCTCGTCGGCGACGGCGGCGTCCACGCCAGCCAGCGCCACATGCTCGCCATGATCCGGATCGCCCGCGCGAACGGCGTCGAGCGCGTCGTGGTCCACGCCCTCACCGACGGCCGCGACACCCGCCCCGACAGCGGCCTCGCCGCCGTCGAGGAGATCGAGGCGACGGGGGCGTTCGTCGGCACCGTCTGCGGGCGGTACTGGGCGATGGACCGCGACCGCCGGTGGGACCGCACCCGCCGCGCCTACGACGCCATGGTCCACGGCGTCGGCACGCCCCGCGCCACGGGGGCCGAGGCCGTCCGCGCCTCCTACGACCTGGGCACCAGCGACGAGTTCCTCGAGCCGGCGGTCATCGGCCCGCCCCACGAGAACCGCGTCCGGACCGAGGACGCCCTGCTCTACGTCAACTTCCGTCCCGACCGCGCGCGGCAGCTCACCCTCGCGTTCACGGAGCCCGACTTCGACGGCTTCGACCGCGGGCCCGACCCGCCGCTGCCGTTCGTGACGACGATGACCCGGTACAAGGCCGAGTTCCGCGCGGAGGTGCTGTTCGAGGCGCAGGACGTGCGCCAGGGCCTCTCCGAGACCGTGTCCGCCGCGGGACGCACCCAGCTCCACGTCGCCGAGACCGAGAAGTACGCCCACGTCACGTTCTTCTTCAACGGCGGGCGCGAGGAGCCGTTCGACGGGGAGCGCCGCGTCCTCGTCCCGTCACCCCAGCACGTCGCGACCTACGACCAGGCGCCCGAGATGAGCGCCACCGGTGTCCGCGACGCCGTGGTGCAGGCGCTCGCCGAGGGCTCCGACCAGCTCATCGTCGTGAACTTCGCGAACGCCGACATGGTCGGGCACACCGGCGTCGTCCCCGCCGCCGTCTCCGCCATCGAGACCGTCGACGGGTGCATGGCGACGGTGCGGGAGGCGGTCGCCGCCGCCGGGGGGCTGCTGTGCGTCACGGCCGACCACGGCAACAGCGAGCACATGATCGAGCCGGACGGGAGCCCCAACACCGCCCACACCAGCAACCCGGTGCCGTTGTGGATCGACCGGCCCGGCCTCACCCTGCGCGAGGGCGGCAGCCTCGGCGACATCGCGCCGACGCTCTGCGGGCTGATGGGGTGGGACCCGGGCCCCGCCATGACCGGGACGCCGCTGATCTGA
- a CDS encoding DUF1097 family protein, with amino-acid sequence MSARAKAIAPLAIVIGVLSFLWTELSLNFTFNWVTSGDGDFVGFGVPQNFHLILPIAFISWGLFFAAGGDNAAFGKIFLACVFGTVAALITMPLSFKTADSNISEYIAGTDTSGPEFWGIALWVGIFAFILVMILVAGDWYYVAGTFPAFASVFVWWIATGLDGYVPEPVSGSALSGDEFLAAAPGTGGTGAAGGLLSTPWPWVWFSVFVTLVCGVILGLVSAKITAAVTPKPKATTAEA; translated from the coding sequence ATGAGCGCACGCGCTAAGGCGATCGCGCCCCTGGCGATCGTCATCGGTGTTCTGTCCTTCCTCTGGACGGAGCTCTCGCTCAACTTCACGTTCAACTGGGTCACCTCGGGCGACGGCGACTTCGTCGGCTTCGGTGTTCCCCAGAACTTCCACCTGATCCTCCCGATCGCGTTCATCTCGTGGGGCCTGTTCTTCGCGGCGGGTGGCGACAACGCCGCCTTCGGCAAGATCTTCCTCGCCTGCGTGTTCGGCACGGTTGCCGCCCTCATCACGATGCCGCTGTCGTTCAAGACGGCTGACTCGAACATCTCCGAGTACATCGCCGGCACGGACACCAGTGGTCCGGAGTTCTGGGGCATCGCCCTGTGGGTGGGCATCTTCGCCTTCATCCTGGTCATGATCCTCGTGGCGGGTGACTGGTACTACGTCGCGGGCACCTTCCCGGCGTTCGCGTCGGTCTTCGTCTGGTGGATCGCGACGGGCCTCGACGGCTACGTCCCCGAGCCGGTGTCCGGTTCGGCCCTGTCCGGCGACGAGTTCCTCGCCGCCGCCCCGGGTACCGGTGGCACGGGTGCCGCCGGCGGGCTGCTCAGCACGCCCTGGCCGTGGGTCTGGTTCTCCGTGTTCGTCACGCTGGTCTGCGGCGTCATCCTCGGGCTCGTGTCCGCCAAGATCACGGCGGCCGTCACCCCGAAGCCGAAGGCCACCACCGCCGAGGCCTAG